ttaggaTTTTGTTGGAAATTGGATTTTACTTTCATAAATTATGATTTCATGTTGGTTCATAAGCGTGTAAATACTAGTGATAAATTTAGCATTGCCATTGCTATTGGATTTCAAATTTACATTATCATCAAATTTAGGCTTTTATAgaatctgatttttttttctgttttacaAAAAGAGTTAGttacttaaatattttcaattcaaAGTTATTgaatatcaatatctaaaaatattaCATAAAGGAATTGGTTTAATCAAGTTTCCTATGAGTTTGACTTGAGTTGAAACCAGATCATATAATTACCTCATTTGTGATAGTGGGTCATGCCCATGATCatgaggttaatttgaaaaaaaaaatgctgCCTTTAGACAAAAATTAGTTTGTCAATCTTCAATGAACTATTAATCATGAGTTTGATTTTTTCATGACCTGTTATTCTTGTTGTATCCAATTTCTCTTGATTGCAGTATAAATCGTAAATAAACCAATCATTTTAGCCCCAAGCACCAcaccaaaacagacttttagcggtatttttagtggcgtttggacaaaaaacgccgctaaaaatcaagcattagcggtGCCGCTTCTAGGAAAGCGCCGTTAATgctcaggtctttagcggcgtttttggagaaGTGCCGCTAATTCttaggtctttagcggcgttttaaaaAAGGCGCTGCTAATGCTCTATTTTTAGATAAATCACTTTATTTTAAAAGATTTGACGCGGTTTTATCCCAAACTTTTCCCCCTGAAACCCCTAAAATTTCCCCCTAAAATCGGTGTCCTCAAAACACCTAATTCTTACTGAGCAAGCCAAAATGGGAGTTCACGGTCTATGGGAACTGCTAGATCCCGTCGGCAGCCGCGTGTCCGTCGAAACCCTAGCCGGAAAGAAACTCGCCATCGGTGAACTCTGAAGTGGGCCTATTCTCGTTGAGGAACAATCGTTGCACCTTCTCCTTCTTCATAGAGGGTTTAATAGAgggttttttttcccttttatcaATCTATTTTTCATATTCTGTTGCAGAAAAACAAAAAGCCTTGTTTGTTAAACAGAGAATAAAAAGTGAGAGAGACGAAGTTTGGTTAGTCCCACATCACAAATTTCTCAAACAAAGCTATAATGGGTATCCATTTTTTGCTTCTATCTCCTTTgggtttttctcttcttttttcagagcgttggttttgtttttgttaatactgaaaattttcaaagtttttagaTCCAGAGTCTTATGTTATGAAATTTGCTTTATCTTctagtaagttttttttttaaagaagtttTTCTGTGGATTTGATTTGCTaggtttattttctttacttgtACGTTTTTACACCAATTGACAAACACATAGAGAACTACATTTCCGGAGGGGGTTTTGGCTATGTTTAATGACTTTTCCAAGTCTTGAATGGCCTTTTCTTTGGTATGGTAGAAGTCAATATTCTGTTTCTTGAATGACTGTGTTTATGGAAGGAAACATTATCTTAGATTACTACCAATTTCAGTTTGTTGGTTAACCATAAAAAATTCAGTTCGGTTAACAGAAGagattttaagaaaatttgatatttgaatgttattttggttATCAGTTACGATTAGTCCTGTTAAGTTTTTATaccttcattttatttgttttgaactTTTAGTATGTGTTAATATGGTGATTAATATCTTCATTGTATTGTGCTTCTAGATTTGGATTTGTTCTGATATTTTGGTTGGATATGTAGAATTATCCATTGAAAAAATGTTGAAGGTTAATTTTGTTTCGTTAACGAAAAccaaccaaattaaccgaaatattAAGCTGTTCTCTCTTTTCCTGCAATTTTGTAGTTAATGGATTTGGGTTTCATGTTAcattattttgtatgttttaggTACATATTATGCATAGACATGAGGCGTATAATCTGCAACTCTTCTGGATCACCTTAGAATATGTTTTATTGATCTTTTGTTATAGACTTTTATTGGATTGATTTTATATTCTTCTTATATTTGGCAGGACAATCTACCATCTGGTGAAGTCACCCCCCTATTGGCTCACCATTCAGCATGTACTGACCTCCGGCAAGTTCTTTCGAACTTTATTGCTTTCTAATTGgctatttaaattttcaaatttgacttattgtaaggattatttttctcataatttatggtgaaattttacagggaaaaaaaaaggaaggaaatgCTGCGAGATATGTGACGAGGTCACAAGCTATTAAAATCCTTCAAGTTAGCCTTTCGGATTTTAGGTTCATCTCTTCTTTctcacttttattaatttttattattatttaagcttcCTTTATTTgccttcttttatcatttttttcatgTTGTTTTTAGCTTCGAATTTTAATTAGCTAAGAATTTGAAACTATTGAGCTTCGTTAAGCTGAGATTAGTTCATTAGGTAGCATTTGGTTGCTACTTTTGCTAACTCTTTTGCTAACTGGTTTTTTTGCTCACTGAAGCAAAGAGAAGAAGTGTGTATGGAAAATATTCTTATTGCTAGCTTTTTACTTCAGCATGAGTTTATGACTATGTtcattttatgttatattttaaagctatttgttttttttaattgatatgattttgctattattattattattattattattattattattattattattataaaaaatcgagGATTTTagtaagaaaacataaaaaaagccTCAACCAATGTGTTTGACTCTggatattttcatcatttcaggCAAGAATGATTGATTTTTATTACGGTTTGATTATGGTTTTAGTCCCTCTGTTatcatttgattttaatttagtataatttggtttctttaattttataacattgacgtgaatttaaaaaaaaaatggtagatatgtgaatttattattCACTTGCCCTTCTTTATTGCCTAAGCTGGAGTAATGGATACCTAGCTGTAGATGGATCTGTCCATATTTATCTTTAAGCAATATTGCTTAATATGTAATGACAAAAATGGAAGCAATATCATTCTACTACTACTAGTAGTAGTAGTAGTTATTGAGGTAAAATGGAGAAATATGAGGTGGTCAAAGATTTGGGAGCCGGTAATTTTGGGGTTGCTCGACTTCTCAGACACAAGGATACCAAGGAGCTTGTTGCTATGAAATATATTGAGAGAGgtcacaaggtttgtttctttaATGTCTATTATCTCTCCTCTCTCACTTGTTCTTGCATTTTTTGGGTATTACTAAGCTTGAATTGACTTAATCACTTTAAATCACGTTCTTCTTTCTGTCTCTTTCTTTTGAGTGCCAAATCGGTTGATTGAAAGCTTAGCTTAGCTGTGTTTGTTTGCAGATAGATGAGAATGTGGCAAGAGAGATTATCAGTCACAAATCTCTTAGACACCCTAATATAATCCGGTTCAAGGAGGCAAGTATCGTCTCTTGCTTCATTTCCCTTTTAAAAAATTTGGGATGTTTATATTTTTGCTATTTAGCAATTGTGATGGAGTATGCTGCTGGTGGTGAGCTCTTTGATCGGATTTGCAGTGCTGGTAGATTCAGTGAAAATGAGGTCCTTTTTCTGTTtctatttttattcttttcattcccACTATTTTTTTTggaaacaaaatttattttagtgcTTACTTGTTGTATTTCTTCAGGCtagatatttttttttcatatgtgGTTGGATTGATAAAAAGGTCATAGTCACAGATTGACATAAACCTAAAATATATCATTTCATTGCGTCTTATTGAAggcatgtatttatttatttatttttgctccAATTTAAACGTGcttaattatctttttattcaaaagttgTTACATTTTGATGTGACATTATTacttttttgttttataattaatcCAGTGCTAACTTATTAGgcttggtatatggcatgtataatgTTGCATATTCATCTGAACTTTGTATTTGCAATTTTGCTTCTCTGTTGCAAGTTGTTTTAAGCTACAATTACTGGTCGATCACAAATCATATGTCAATATGTTATTTTCCATAGGTCCTTCGTTTCTTGTATTCATTGTCATGTTCTTGAATTTCTGAAATTTCTGGAAAATACTAGGATTTTTTTTAATGGCAGAATGATGGAAAATACTAGGAAGATTTGGTGCTTATTGTTGAGTCTAGCATTGTGTTTTATGTAGGGTGTAAAAAAATTGCTCAAGGAATTTAATTATCTAAAGTTTTTGCTTATTTCCAATATTTTAGGGGTTTGGCagtactttttatatatatttaagatgTTTAAGATTCTTTGGTTACTTTATTCAGTAATAGAGGATTAGGATCAGCTTTGCTACTTAGTATGTACGAAGGTTAGGTTTTGCTTCTAGATACGTATTTTATTTTAGTATCAGTAGCTTTGggttatgaaatatttatgtttttgtatttttattatttattgtgatTTGAGCTTCTGgcattttatattattgattCTGAATACGGTGAAGTTGTTTTGGAGTTGTCAATCATTCTAAAATGGGGGCTCTTTGCGTCTGTGGCTTTTGAATCTACACTTGCTACTGCAGTTTTCTGGTGGTTGCTGATCTTATGATTGGTGTTTACTTTGGGGCTTTGTCCAATTAGATTTTATTTGGTTTGGAAAAACTTTAATATCTTATGCTTGTATTTGTTATTTTGGATATCCAATTTTACTCTTGTTTATCTATTGCATTAAGAAGACATTGTTTAGGGGTTTATTTCCTGCTATCATTCACTTTACTCTTTCTCAAATTTTTGCTTCCAGGTGAGACACCGTTTAAGGAAAGATCATGGGATTGAGGGTGGAATTCCTGTTGTTTTATCTTTAGAGAAACCTAAAGCTAAGCTGCTTCCTTTTAGTGGACAAAGTGGTGAGGAAGACAACCCTTCAGATTATCAAGTGAGGATGCTTGCTTCTTACTTTTGCAGTTTTAAAGTACTCTGTTTGATCACCTAACATCATGCAGTGGGGAAATTCATCCAATATATTGAAGCAGAATTTGAAATGAGAATTGAAAGTACATTTGGATGGAGCTAAAGCTGTGTTTCTTTTAGCGATATATTTGAACTTGTTAGTGTTAGGTCCTTGGTTTTTGCTATCTCTAGATTAAAGGGtagaaggaaaaggaaaatattttggtCTACATTAGTATGTAATCTACATGTTCAATCCAACAATTTAATGTGTTATTCTGCTGTCAGATAGTACCTGGCAGGTTCAATTTAAtgcattgtattttttattaccttGCAATGTGTATAATCATAGGTAGATTCAACTAGTcagtttattttttatatgtattatttattttagttttgattttaaatttttatttttactttaatatttatgaCAACTTTGAGTtctaatttttggattttaattgtgttattagtttattattttaaattctaaaactaaattcattaatttttatatttaaagttcaaatttaaaaaataaaacataatataatatttatcataaaaataaatattatttaactaaaatattttttttaaaggttatgtttttagcggcgtttttgagagaagcgccgctaaaggtataaaataaatattatttgattaaaataactttctttaaatgttatgtttttagcggtgtttttaagAGAAGCGTCTCTAAAGgtttgttctttagcggcgtttgtggaaaaagcgccgctaaaggtcatggtttatagcggcgtttgtgggaaaagcgccgctaaaggtcgtgtcctatagcggcgtttatgggaaaagcgctgctaaaggtcatgacctttaacggcgtttgtggaaaaaacgccgcaaatgttaGTGACGTAGTCAATAGCGGCGCTTTCTAGCGTCGCTAAAGgtctaaaaaagcgccgctaaaaacctgttttggtgtagtgaaggCTTCCAACCAGATTGTACGGCAGTTAGGCAAAGAGCCATTGCAAATGGAATTGAGAGTGTGTAATACGTGGGTTTGgcaaaggaaaaaggaaaatcatatttaaaataataaaatctctATAAATTTTGACCCATACTCAAaaacttgtttttattaattCGATTCGATTTTgattagtaaataaaaaaaatttaaaggaatcTAATTTTGACCAACATCAGTCGGTCCAATCCCAGTATTCTCTAGATCCTTGTCTTGTTGTAGCATTCCCTCAATAGTTGGCGAGGGTTGCTCGAACAGGCGCATCGTTGAACCTATTGTTCTTCCAATATTGGCCATGGCGTCCGAACATGATAAAAAAGCACTTGCCATCCTCTCTTACAAAGAGCTTAAATCTATTGCACTTCAGTGATGTTACTGGCACCTCCATGTTTGTCCCTTAGGAGTTTTATCAGCAATGCATTGTCACTCTCAGCCACCATTCGACATAAACCCATATTCCAAACTATTTGAAGACCTTCCAACAATGAGCGAGCTTCTGCCTGAAATACCGAAGTAGCTTTTAATCTCTGAGCATAACCAACAATCCATTCAGCTTTAGAATCTCTTAGTACTCCTCCAATTGCTAAACACTCTATGGCATTATTCATGGTAGTATTCGAATTAAGCTTTACCCAACCCTCTCTAGGGGGTTGCCACGACTCATACGTAGTCGGAGTCAAGTTTCAGACATCTCAAGTCCGCTAAGGAACGGGCTCATGACAAGCTTGTTGCTGACAACTCTTTGATGCTATTGTGGCTTCCAGTAAAAAcgaattcattcatattttttctTATAACATCCAGTTAATGATTGAAAATAAAGCGCTCCAGTTGGCTCCTCTATCGCTATTCCACCAATGTTGCTCAGGTTCCAAATCAGCCACTGCTCAACCTACAAAGAGAAGAAGATCTCATTGGACTCATTCGACATGATAGACATCCAAACACTCATCGGAAAGCTACAATCCTGTAACACGTGGATGTTGGTCTCCATTGCTCCACCATACCACATACAATGGTCATCATCTGCTATGTTTCTTCTTAATCTTTTAGCATTTGTGCCCTGGAATGACAAGCCAACGGAATTGTTTTACTCGCTGAGGGATGTCACACTTCCAAATTAAATCCCAGCCTGCAATTTTCGCTCCCCCATTGGTCCCTGCTACTGCCTTGTACGTATCCGATTTTGAAAAAGCTCCGTGTTGTGACCACCTCCATATAAGGGTGTCCTTGCCTGCTTCATTCGACCGGGCCACGACAGTCCCCATTTTTTGAATGATTTTCCTTGGTAGGAATGGTCGCAATTTGTGCCACGACCACACCCCTAAAGGTTCAACCATGTCTCTAACATAAGTGTCTTCCCTTAAAGGTTCGTTGCCAATATACCAGTTTTTCAATGGCCCAACACCTCCCAGCCAAGAATAATTCCAAAGATTCACCATTTTACCATTCCTTGTAGACCACATAAGCCCAAGGAGAAAATCGTTACAAAGTTTCGCCAAGGATTGCCAGAAATAAGAACAAGAGCTTCTATGGATCGAGAGTGGAGCGATGCACATTACATTGTGATCAAGTATTTGAACCCAAAAAGTTTCTCTTTTTGAAATAAGCGAAAAACCAGCCTTGAGTAGCAGTACTTCATTTTGTTCACGAAGCCCAGACCACCATGCTTCAAGGTCAACAACATTTATCCCAACTCACCAAAGTTGGCCTTCTAGTCTCGGAGATAGATCCTCAAATGAAAGTGCGAACAAGTTTCTCAATCTCATTACAGATTGCCACCAGCATGAGAGTCGAGCTCATATAAGGTAATTAAGGATAGCGAGTAAGACCACCTTAGCAAGAGTAACTCTTCTTGCTAAGGAGAGTTTCCTAGCATCCCACACGTTGAGCTTCTTCCGAACCTTCTTTACAATAAACTGAAAAGTACCCGGCCATGAAGAAGTGGGCTACCTAAATACTTTCTCAAGTCATCCACCCTTGCAAACCCTAGCTTCAAGCTAATATCATGGGATGTTTTTCAAGAAAACGATTTGAGTTTCAGGAGCACTCACTTTGTAACCTAAGAAAGCTCAAAACTTTTGCAAACTATCCTTGTAAGtctgatttaaaaaataaaataaaatcaatcgCAAAGAATAAGTGTGAGATGCCCAGTCCATGGTGAGAAAGTTTAATAGGCTCCCAAACATTGTTCGTATAACTG
The genomic region above belongs to Gossypium hirsutum isolate 1008001.06 chromosome D05, Gossypium_hirsutum_v2.1, whole genome shotgun sequence and contains:
- the LOC107906006 gene encoding serine/threonine-protein kinase SRK2G isoform X2 yields the protein MEKYEVVKDLGAGNFGVARLLRHKDTKELVAMKYIERGHKIDENVAREIISHKSLRHPNIIRFKEASIVSCFISLLKNLGCLYFCYLAIVMEYAAGGELFDRICSAGRFSENEVRHRLRKDHGIEGGIPVVLSLEKPKAKLLPFSGQSGEEDNPSDYQWGNSSNILKQNLK
- the LOC107906006 gene encoding serine/threonine-protein kinase SRK2G isoform X1 gives rise to the protein MEKYEVVKDLGAGNFGVARLLRHKDTKELVAMKYIERGHKIDENVAREIISHKSLRHPNIIRFKEASIVSCFISLLKNLGCLYFCYLAIVMEYAAGGELFDRICSAGRFSENEVRHRLRKDHGIEGGIPVVLSLEKPKAKLLPFSGQSGEEDNPSDYQVRMLASYFCSFKVLCLIT
- the LOC107906006 gene encoding serine/threonine-protein kinase SRK2H isoform X4; amino-acid sequence: MEKYEVVKDLGAGNFGVARLLRHKDTKELVAMKYIERGHKIDENVAREIISHKSLRHPNIIRFKEVRHRLRKDHGIEGGIPVVLSLEKPKAKLLPFSGQSGEEDNPSDYQWGNSSNILKQNLK
- the LOC107906006 gene encoding serine/threonine-protein kinase SRK2H isoform X3, whose product is MEKYEVVKDLGAGNFGVARLLRHKDTKELVAMKYIERGHKIDENVAREIISHKSLRHPNIIRFKEVRHRLRKDHGIEGGIPVVLSLEKPKAKLLPFSGQSGEEDNPSDYQVRMLASYFCSFKVLCLIT